A single region of the Stenotrophomonas sp. Marseille-Q4652 genome encodes:
- the rpoB gene encoding DNA-directed RNA polymerase subunit beta: protein MTSYSFTEKKRIRKDFGKQSSILEVPFLLAIQVDSYREFLQENVDPAKRKDLGLHAALKSVFPISSYSGNAALEYVGYKLGDPVFDERECRQRGMSYGAPLRVTVRLVIYDRESSTKAIKYVKEQEVYLGEIPLMTENGTFIVNGTERVIVSQLHRSPGVFFDHDRGKTHSSGKLLYSARIIPYRGSWLDFEFDPKDALFTRIDRRRKLPVSILLRALGYSNEEMLAEFFEINTFHINPDEGVQLELVPERLRGETLNFDLADGDKVIVEAGKRITARHVKQLEASGIAALAVPDEYLVGRILSHDVVDASTGELLAQANDEITDEQLQAFRKAGVDAVGTLWVNDLDRGPYLSNTLRIDPTKTQLEALVEIYRMMRPGEPPTKDAAQNLFHNLFFTFERYDLSTVGRMKFNRRVGRKEVTGEAVLYDRKYFGERNDEESKRLVAEHGESSDILDVIKVLTEIRNGRGVVDDIDHLGNRRVRSVGEMAENVFRVGLVRVERAVKERLSMAESEGLTPQELINAKPVAAAIKEFFGSSQLSQFMDQNNPLSEVTHKRRVSALGPGGLTRERAGFEVRDVHPTHYGRVCTIETPEGPNIGLINSLAVFARTNQYGFLETPYRKVVDGRVTDEVEYLSAIEENEYVIAQANALTDAKNMLTEQFVPCRFQGESLLKPPAEVHYMDVSPMQTVSIAAALVPFLEHDDANRALMGANMQRQAVPTLRAQKPLVGTGIERAVARDSGVTVNARRGGEIVQIDAGRIVVKVNEDEITNATDAGVDIYNLIKYTRSNQNTCINQRPLVNVGDVIARGDVLADGPSTDIGELALGQNMLIAFMPWNGYNFEDSILLSERVVEEDRYTTIHIEELTCVARDTKLGPEEISADIPNVSEQALNRLDESGVVYIGAEVRAGDILVGKVTPKGESQLTPEEKLLRAIFGEKASDVKDSSLRVPPGMDGTVIDVQVFTRDGIEKDKRARQIEESEIKRVKKDFDDQFRILEGAIYARLRSQIVGKVANGGVGLKKGDVITDAYLDGLKKADWFALRMKDEDASEAIERAQKQIQAHEKEFEARFADKRGKITQGDDLAPGVLKMVKVFMAVKRRIQPGDKMAGRHGNKGVVSNVVPVEDMPYMADGTSVDICLNPLGVPSRMNIGQILEVHLGWAAKGLGKRIQKMLEEQRAVSELREFLGKIYNHDSAVSGDRVDLSQFSDEELIRLAQNLTDGVPMATPVFDGAVEDEIREMLNLAYPDGDAVTEKLGFNASKTQMQLYDGRTGEAFDRKTTVGYMHYLKLNHLVDDKMHARSTGPYSLVTQQPLGGKAQFGGQRFGEMEVWALEAYGAAYTLQEMLTVKSDDVQGRNQMYKNIVDGEHEMVAGMPESFNVLVKEIRSLAINMELEDN, encoded by the coding sequence ATGACGTCATATTCGTTCACCGAAAAGAAGCGCATCCGCAAGGATTTCGGCAAGCAGAGCTCGATCCTCGAGGTGCCGTTCCTGCTCGCCATCCAGGTGGATTCCTACCGCGAGTTCCTGCAGGAAAACGTTGATCCGGCCAAGCGCAAGGATCTGGGCCTGCACGCCGCGCTGAAGTCGGTGTTCCCGATTTCGAGCTACAGCGGCAACGCCGCCCTGGAATACGTCGGCTACAAGCTGGGCGATCCGGTGTTCGACGAGCGTGAGTGCCGCCAGCGTGGCATGAGCTACGGCGCGCCGCTGCGCGTGACCGTGCGCCTGGTGATCTACGACCGAGAGTCGTCGACCAAGGCCATCAAGTACGTGAAGGAGCAGGAGGTCTACCTGGGCGAGATCCCGCTCATGACCGAGAACGGCACCTTCATCGTCAACGGTACCGAGCGCGTCATCGTGTCGCAGCTGCACCGTTCGCCGGGCGTGTTCTTCGACCATGACCGTGGCAAGACCCACAGCTCGGGCAAGCTGCTGTACAGCGCCCGCATCATCCCCTACCGCGGCTCGTGGCTGGACTTCGAGTTCGACCCGAAGGACGCGCTGTTCACCCGTATCGACCGTCGCCGCAAGCTGCCGGTGTCGATCCTGCTGCGTGCGCTTGGCTACAGCAACGAAGAGATGCTGGCCGAGTTCTTCGAGATCAACACCTTCCACATCAATCCGGACGAGGGCGTCCAGCTGGAGCTGGTGCCCGAGCGCCTGCGTGGCGAGACCCTGAACTTCGACCTGGCCGATGGCGACAAGGTCATTGTCGAGGCCGGCAAGCGCATCACCGCGCGCCACGTCAAGCAGCTGGAAGCCTCGGGCATCGCCGCGCTGGCCGTGCCGGATGAATACCTGGTGGGCCGCATCCTGTCGCACGACGTGGTCGATGCCTCCACCGGCGAACTGCTGGCCCAGGCCAATGACGAGATCACCGACGAGCAGCTGCAGGCCTTCCGCAAGGCCGGCGTGGATGCCGTGGGCACCCTGTGGGTGAACGACCTGGATCGTGGCCCGTACCTGTCCAACACCCTGCGCATCGACCCGACCAAGACCCAGCTCGAGGCCCTGGTCGAGATCTACCGCATGATGCGCCCGGGCGAGCCGCCGACCAAGGACGCCGCGCAGAACCTGTTCCACAACCTGTTCTTCACCTTCGAACGCTACGACCTGTCCACCGTCGGCCGCATGAAGTTCAACCGCCGTGTCGGCCGCAAGGAAGTCACCGGCGAAGCGGTGCTGTACGACCGCAAGTATTTCGGCGAGCGCAACGACGAAGAGTCCAAGCGCCTGGTCGCCGAGCACGGCGAAAGCTCCGACATCCTGGACGTGATCAAGGTCCTGACCGAGATCCGCAACGGCCGCGGCGTGGTCGACGACATCGACCACCTGGGCAACCGCCGCGTGCGTTCGGTCGGCGAGATGGCCGAGAACGTGTTCCGCGTGGGCCTGGTCCGCGTCGAGCGCGCGGTCAAGGAACGCCTGTCCATGGCCGAGTCCGAGGGCCTGACCCCGCAGGAGCTGATCAACGCCAAGCCGGTGGCTGCCGCGATCAAGGAGTTCTTCGGCTCCTCGCAGCTGTCGCAGTTCATGGACCAGAACAACCCGCTGTCGGAAGTGACCCACAAGCGTCGCGTTTCGGCCCTGGGCCCGGGCGGCCTGACCCGCGAGCGCGCCGGCTTCGAAGTGCGCGACGTGCACCCGACCCATTACGGCCGCGTCTGCACCATCGAAACCCCGGAAGGCCCGAACATCGGCCTGATCAACTCGCTGGCCGTGTTCGCCCGCACCAACCAGTACGGCTTCCTCGAGACCCCGTACCGCAAGGTCGTGGACGGTCGCGTGACCGACGAGGTCGAGTACCTGTCGGCGATCGAGGAAAACGAGTACGTCATCGCCCAGGCCAACGCCCTGACCGATGCCAAGAACATGCTCACCGAGCAGTTCGTGCCGTGCCGCTTCCAGGGTGAGTCGCTGCTCAAGCCGCCGGCGGAAGTCCACTACATGGACGTCTCGCCGATGCAGACCGTGTCCATCGCTGCCGCGCTGGTCCCGTTCCTGGAGCACGATGACGCCAACCGCGCACTGATGGGCGCGAACATGCAGCGCCAGGCCGTGCCGACCCTGCGTGCGCAGAAGCCGCTGGTCGGTACCGGCATTGAGCGCGCCGTGGCGCGTGACTCTGGTGTGACCGTCAACGCCCGTCGCGGCGGTGAAATCGTGCAGATCGACGCTGGCCGCATCGTGGTCAAGGTCAACGAGGACGAGATCACCAACGCCACCGACGCCGGCGTCGACATCTACAACCTGATCAAGTACACCCGTTCCAACCAGAACACCTGCATCAACCAGCGTCCGCTGGTGAACGTGGGTGACGTGATCGCGCGCGGCGACGTGCTGGCCGACGGCCCGTCCACCGACATCGGCGAGCTGGCCCTGGGCCAGAACATGCTGATCGCGTTCATGCCGTGGAACGGCTACAACTTCGAAGACTCCATCCTGCTGTCCGAGCGCGTGGTGGAAGAGGATCGCTACACCACGATCCACATCGAGGAGCTGACCTGCGTTGCGCGTGACACCAAGCTGGGGCCGGAGGAAATCTCGGCCGACATCCCGAACGTCTCCGAGCAGGCGCTGAATCGCCTGGACGAGAGCGGCGTGGTGTACATCGGCGCCGAGGTGCGGGCCGGCGACATCCTGGTCGGCAAGGTCACCCCGAAGGGCGAAAGCCAGCTGACCCCGGAAGAGAAGCTGCTGCGCGCGATCTTCGGCGAGAAGGCTTCCGACGTTAAGGACAGCTCGCTGCGCGTTCCGCCGGGCATGGACGGCACCGTCATCGACGTGCAGGTCTTCACCCGCGACGGCATCGAGAAGGACAAGCGCGCGCGCCAGATCGAGGAATCGGAGATCAAGCGCGTCAAGAAGGACTTCGACGACCAGTTCCGCATCCTGGAAGGCGCCATCTATGCCCGCCTGCGCTCGCAGATCGTGGGCAAGGTCGCCAACGGCGGCGTCGGCCTGAAGAAGGGCGACGTGATCACCGACGCCTACCTGGACGGCCTGAAGAAGGCTGACTGGTTCGCCCTGCGCATGAAGGACGAGGACGCTTCGGAAGCCATCGAGCGCGCGCAGAAGCAGATCCAGGCGCACGAGAAGGAATTCGAAGCCCGGTTCGCCGACAAGCGCGGCAAGATCACCCAGGGCGACGACCTGGCCCCGGGCGTGCTGAAGATGGTCAAGGTGTTCATGGCCGTGAAGCGCCGCATCCAGCCGGGCGACAAGATGGCAGGCCGCCACGGCAACAAGGGTGTGGTCTCCAACGTGGTGCCGGTCGAGGACATGCCGTACATGGCCGATGGCACCTCGGTAGACATCTGCCTCAACCCGCTGGGCGTGCCGTCGCGTATGAACATCGGCCAGATCCTGGAAGTGCACCTTGGCTGGGCCGCGAAGGGCCTGGGCAAGCGCATCCAGAAGATGCTGGAAGAGCAGCGTGCGGTGAGCGAACTGCGTGAGTTCCTGGGCAAGATCTACAACCACGACAGTGCCGTGTCCGGTGATCGCGTCGACCTGTCGCAGTTCAGCGACGAGGAACTGATCCGCCTGGCACAGAACCTGACCGACGGCGTGCCGATGGCCACCCCGGTGTTCGACGGTGCGGTCGAGGACGAGATCCGCGAGATGCTGAACCTGGCCTACCCGGACGGCGATGCCGTGACCGAGAAGCTGGGCTTCAACGCCAGCAAGACGCAGATGCAGCTGTATGACGGCCGCACCGGCGAGGCGTTCGATCGCAAGACCACGGTCGGCTACATGCACTACCTGAAGCTGAACCACCTGGTCGATGACAAGATGCACGCCCGTTCGACCGGCCCGTACTCGCTCGTCACGCAGCAGCCGCTGGGCGGCAAGGCGCAGTTCGGCGGCCAGCGCTTCGGTGAAATGGAAGTCTGGGCGCTGGAAGCCTACGGCGCGGCCTACACCCTGCAGGAAATGCTGACGGTGAAGTCCGATGACGTGCAGGGCCGCAACCAGATGTACAAGAACATCGTCGACGGTGAGCACGAGATGGTCGCGGGCATGCCGGAGTCCTTCAACGTCCTGGTGAAGGAAATCCGCTCGCTGGCCATCAACATGGAACTGGAAGACAACTGA
- the rplL gene encoding 50S ribosomal protein L7/L12 → MSLTNEQIVDAIAEKSLMEVMELVKAIEEKFGVSAAAPVMAVAAAGPAAAVEEQTEFNIILKDAGAKKVEVIKTVRAITGLGLKEAKDLAEAGGVVKEGASKEEADKIKKDLEAAGATVEVK, encoded by the coding sequence ATGTCCCTTACCAACGAGCAGATCGTCGACGCCATCGCCGAGAAGTCCCTGATGGAAGTGATGGAGCTGGTCAAGGCCATCGAAGAGAAGTTCGGCGTCTCCGCCGCCGCTCCGGTCATGGCCGTCGCCGCTGCTGGCCCGGCTGCCGCTGTCGAAGAGCAGACCGAGTTCAACATCATCCTGAAGGATGCCGGCGCCAAGAAGGTCGAGGTCATCAAGACCGTTCGCGCCATCACCGGCCTGGGCCTGAAGGAAGCGAAGGATCTGGCCGAAGCCGGTGGCGTCGTGAAGGAAGGCGCTTCGAAGGAAGAAGCCGACAAGATCAAGAAGGACCTGGAAGCTGCTGGCGCGACTGTCGAAGTCAAGTAA